One window from the genome of Oncorhynchus gorbuscha isolate QuinsamMale2020 ecotype Even-year linkage group LG14, OgorEven_v1.0, whole genome shotgun sequence encodes:
- the cnstb gene encoding consortin, connexin sorting protein b gives MGNKSSSPSRDPDTDTTQGEERTNTGTASGRGHPGPSPDLLASLQSLGEHNDHTLLPQSLHQIAEAYSLDEDYQWAVQFLQLEKLYHERLLSNLAALQEDWESQWRERNRVAVSTSPAETNSTGQEHIEMLSQICRTHQRPMLSAKMSMADTVLKDSHNTRGQCDGREKERSPSHHGKVRVNNPVRQSEEDVKETTSTGAVPDMAEEEGGEEGERGKEELEEEGQGVDEEEVFEESPEEEVQVVEWPVGVPQASAEDLDKLSQVEESSSADGLVSILKRRRASLDGLPPEGPDAAKRNSKRKVHFSQPEDGMEPDEVGGDSCLILLLLCLVTVVISLGGTALYCTLADTYSSICIDFSHNIDFYVVHVQRFLDRLSHWMPIRS, from the exons atgggtaACAAGAGCAGCAGCCCCTCCAGAGACCCAGACACTGATACTactcagggagaggagagaaccaaCACTGGAACTGCCTCAG GAAGAGGTCACCCAGGCCCCAGCCCTGACCTGCTTGCCTCACTACAGTCATTGGGAGAACACAATGaccacacactgctgccacagtCTCtacaccag ATAGCAGAGGCCTACTCCCTGGATGAGGACT ACCAGTGGGCTGTGCAGTTCCTGCAGCTGGAGAAACTGTACCATGAGCGCCTCCTGTCCAATCTTGCTGCCCTGCAGGAGGACTGGG agagccagtggagagagcgtaaCAGAGTAGCAGTGAGCACCTCCCCAGCTGAGACCAACAGCACTGGACAGGAACACATAGAAATGCTGAGCCAGATCTGCAGGACGCACCAGAG ACCAATGCTTAGTGCGAAAATG AGCATGGCAGACACGGTGCTGAAAGACAGCCACAACACCAGGGGGCAgtgtgatgggagagagaaagaaaggtcaCCATCCCATCATGGAAAAG TCAGAGTCAACAACCCTGTAAGACAGAGTGAGGAGGATGTTAAGGAGACCACGTCAACAGGAGCTGTCCCTGACATggctgaggaggagggaggagaggagggagagcgaggaaaGGAAGAGTTGGAGGAGGAAGGGCAGggggtggatgaagaggaggtgTTTGAGGAGAGTCCAGAAGAGGAGGTGCAGGTGGTGGAGTGGCCAGTGGGGGTTCCCCAAGCTTCAGCCGAAGACCTGGACAAACTGTCTCAAGTGGAGGAG AGCTCCTCAGCAGATGGCCTGGTGTCCATTCTAAAGAGGAGGAGGGCATCTTTAGATGGCCTGCCCCCCGAGGGTCCCGATGCAGCCAAACGCAACTCCAAACGAAAGGTGCACTTCAGCCAGCCAGAGGACGGCATGGAACCAG ACGAGGTGGGCGGAGACTCGTGTTTGATCCTGCTGTTGTTGTGCCTGGTAACCGTGGTGATCAGTCTGGGCGGGACGGCTCTGTACTGCACTCTAGCGgacacatacagtagcatctGCATTGATTTCTCTCACAACATAGACTTTTACGTTGTGCACGTACAACGCTTCCTGGATAGGTTAAGCCACTGGATGCCCATACGATCATAG